In Oxobacter pfennigii, the genomic window GCTTATTCCGCAGCACTCTGAGAGCTCCCGTGGTGTGGGTACAATGGTATATTTTATTTTTTGCCCTTTAAGTAATGCTTCCAATTGAAGACCCCAGGTATAGCTAGGAAAAAGAATGTAGTATCGTTTCTCATCCATGGCTTTATCTAGATCATTTCCAAAAAGGCTTCCACCCTGGTTTTCATCTGTCCCGAATCTTCGGATGAATAATCTGTTTCTATAAAAAGCACTGGAATGTCGTTTTTCTTTAATTCATCCTCGACTTTTTTATATTCAACTGAGTAAGTATGACAAAATGACAGATTGTAATATATTACCCCGTCAACCTTGTATTCACCAGCATATTTTATAATATCCTGTGCCCTGCCGTCATTGGGTGTAAAACAGGCACAGTTTATCTTCAGATATCGGTCGGCCAGGTTTTTTATCAAATCCTCCAATGTATCACCATTCGATGAAACTTCATTTTCAAAATATCTTGTACCGGTACAGGTTTCTTCCACGACAACCTGGGCATTTAATTCTTCTATGATGGAATGCATCTTCCAATTTGGTATTGCCATTGGTGTACCTGTAATAAGTATTCTCTTTCTCTCATCTGGATTTTGAGTTTTTACCCTTTCATCCAGCTCGTCGCATAATTCATTAACCTTTGCTATAAATCTTTCGGGATCATCGTAAAATGCTATCTGAGATATAAGCAGGCTGTCCAATCCGCTTATAGGGGATGGTATATTCTTTCTTAAATCATATAGCCTTTTTAAAGCCCTTCTTTTTTGGTTTGCCAAAGCAATTGACTCTTTTAAGCTCTCTACGGTTATCTTATTTCCCGTCAATTCCTCTACCTTGTTTATAAAAAGCTTTATTTCTTCTCTCCAGGATTCATAATCCCTTTCTCTTTTCATTTGAGGCAAATCCATAACATGTATTGGGACATGTTCACCAAGTATTTCCCAGGCCTTTTTCTTCCCGTCACAGGTTGTCTCACCAACTAACATGTCACAGGATTGAAAATATGGACATGTAGCGCTTAATTTTGCACCGACGATTGCCTTCACCAAAGGACATAGATTTCTGGGCAGCACCTTTTCACCGTCTTCAATCCAGAACTGGGATCCTCCGCATAATCCCACGCTGGTAGCTTTTGCGGCTAGGATTATTTCATCGGGTACAAATACGCAAAAGGTTCCTACCACCTTATTGCCTTCCGTTTTAGTATTGGCAAGTTCTTCAATTCTCAGCCCATGAACCTCTGATACGACGAAATTAAAATAATTCATGCCTTCCGGCCTGTTTTCCTGATTTAGATAAACCGAACCATAAAGCTCCGGCAGCACTGCACAAAGCACGTCATGTTTTTCCAAATCCATATTAAGATCTGACCACATTTTTCTGTAATCTCCCATAATATCCCTCCAAAAAATATCTTATAAATTAATTATACACTTGGAAAATATTATG contains:
- a CDS encoding DUF3343 domain-containing protein, whose translation is MDEKRYYILFPSYTWGLQLEALLKGQKIKYTIVPTPRELSECCGISIMYNENDETKIKSLIEENSIKISGFRSLIKEKKNIYLDK
- a CDS encoding double-cubane-cluster-containing anaerobic reductase, with amino-acid sequence MGDYRKMWSDLNMDLEKHDVLCAVLPELYGSVYLNQENRPEGMNYFNFVVSEVHGLRIEELANTKTEGNKVVGTFCVFVPDEIILAAKATSVGLCGGSQFWIEDGEKVLPRNLCPLVKAIVGAKLSATCPYFQSCDMLVGETTCDGKKKAWEILGEHVPIHVMDLPQMKRERDYESWREEIKLFINKVEELTGNKITVESLKESIALANQKRRALKRLYDLRKNIPSPISGLDSLLISQIAFYDDPERFIAKVNELCDELDERVKTQNPDERKRILITGTPMAIPNWKMHSIIEELNAQVVVEETCTGTRYFENEVSSNGDTLEDLIKNLADRYLKINCACFTPNDGRAQDIIKYAGEYKVDGVIYYNLSFCHTYSVEYKKVEDELKKNDIPVLFIETDYSSEDSGQMKTRVEAFLEMI